The sequence below is a genomic window from Nitrososphaerota archaeon.
AAGGTTCTGGCATTGCCACAAAAAGTTCCTCCATTCACCCTTCATGCAAAGACATTACCAAGCATAGATAAGCGGTTTGAAATAAGGGCCGTGGATTTGAGGCGACCTGAAGCGCTTGCGATCTTCAGGATAAGGGAGAAGGCACTAGAAACTATCAGAGGGTTCCTAAAAGAGCATGGATGTTATGAAGTCAACACACCAAAAATCATTGCCACTGCAACAGAAGGTGGAGCGGCGCTGTTCCCGCTTCTATACTATGATAAGGAAGCTTTCCTTACACAGAGCCCGCAGCTCTTCAAGGAGCAGCTCGTAGTTCCCTTCGAGAAGGTCTTTGAGATAGCACCAGCATACAGAGCGGAGCAGAGCAGAACCCTGCACCATCTAAGCGAATTTCTGTCCATAGACGTTGAGGAAGCATTTGTAGATTACAAAGACACAATGAATATAATCGAGCAAATGATCGTGAAGCTCCATGCTTCAATAAGCAAGGAATGCGACAAGGAGCTCAAAACTCTTGGGACTACAATTCCATCAATAGAAAAGATTCCACAGATGACCTATAATGCAGTGCTGGAGTTGCTGAAAGGGAAGGATGTGCAGGTTGAATGGGGCGACGATTTGACATCAGAGATGCTTGACAAAATTGCAGAGGAATTACCGTCATATTATTTCGTTATCGATTGGCCTACAAAGAGCAAGCCGTTCTACATAAAACCTTCGTCAAATCCAGAAATTTCAGAATCCTTTGATCTTATGTATGGTAGTTTAGAGATAGCGTCTGGAGGGACAAGACTGAGCTCAAAAAGGGAACTTGTCAGCAGATTGAAGGAGAAAGGACTGAAACCAAAAGGCTTTGAATACCACCTTGCAGTCTTTGATTACGGAATGCCTCCACATGCAGGTTTTGGTTTGGGCTTTGAAAGACTGTTGATGGTATTGACCGGGCAGAAGAACATAAGAGAGGTTTCCGTATTTCCAAGAGACCAGTTCAGGCTTACCCCGTGAAATTATGAGAGGGATTTCTAAGGAAGAGGTCAAGCACCTTGCTTGGCTTGCGAAGATCGAACTCAGTGTGCAAGAAGAAGAAACTCTTTCTAAACAGATTGCAGATGTTTTGAACTACTTCAAGGTTCTCGACAAAATAGACACTAAAAATATTGAACCGGCTTATCACATAAGGGAAGTTAAGAATGTATTCAGGCCAGATGAGCCAAGAAAGGCCAACGCTGATGAGATTCTGAAACTCGCCCCTGCGAAGAAAGGCCGTTACATCAAAGCCCCGAAGATAGTTTAGCGGTATGAAAATGCAGTCAGCATGGGAAATTTCCGAAGGAGTAAGAAAGGGCTCAATTTCTGCAGTGGAGACTGTTGAAGAATGCTTTGCAAGAATCGAGAAGTATGACAAAGACGTTCATGCCTTTATAGCCACTAGCAAAGGCTTTGCAATCCAGCAGGCTAAAGATATCGAGAAGAAAAGAGGAAAGAAACTGGGTAGGCTTGCAGGAGTTCCAATTGCGATAAAGGACAACATCTGCACCAGAGGGATAGAAACTACCTGCGCATCAAAGATCTTGAGAGGATACATCCCTCCTTATGATGCTACCGTAGTGAAACTGCTGAAGGAAGAAGGCGCGATAATAGTAGGAAAGACAAACCTTGACGAATTCGGCATGGGTTCAACTACGGAATTCAGCGCCTTCTTCGCTACAAAGAATCCCAGAAACCTCGATTATGTGCCCGGAGGTTCCTCTGGAGGCAGCGTTGCTGCAGTTGCCAAAGGTCTTTCCGCAGTTGCCCTTGGTACTGATACTGGAGGTTCGATAAGGTGCCCTTCCGCATTCTGCGGGGTAGTGGGTGTCAAACCGACCTACGGTCTTGTCAGCAGATACGGCCTGATAGCTTATGCGAATACTCTCGAACAGATAGGGCCGATAGCAAACAACGTCAGTGATGCTGCACTGCTTCTATCATGCATCGCGGGTCACGATTCGAACGATTCGACAAGTATAGGCGAAAGCAAGGATTACACTAAATTCAGCAACGACTCGAAATTAAAAATTGGAGTTCCGAAGCAGTACTTCGGAGAGGGTACGCAGAAAGCAGTTTCCGATGCTGTATGGAGTGCGATAAAGAAACTTGAAGGCGAAGGGGCGGAAGTAGAAGAAGTCGATCTGAAGTCCGTAGAGTATGCACTTG
It includes:
- the aspS gene encoding aspartate--tRNA(Asn) ligase is translated as MQAKIDSLGNWRRTHYSKDIKASEEGKEATVFGWISGIRNQGGLIFVIITDKEGITQATVHKDKVSREVLSRVESLSDHASIAVKGKIKAMGKAPNGVEIIPDEVKVLALPQKVPPFTLHAKTLPSIDKRFEIRAVDLRRPEALAIFRIREKALETIRGFLKEHGCYEVNTPKIIATATEGGAALFPLLYYDKEAFLTQSPQLFKEQLVVPFEKVFEIAPAYRAEQSRTLHHLSEFLSIDVEEAFVDYKDTMNIIEQMIVKLHASISKECDKELKTLGTTIPSIEKIPQMTYNAVLELLKGKDVQVEWGDDLTSEMLDKIAEELPSYYFVIDWPTKSKPFYIKPSSNPEISESFDLMYGSLEIASGGTRLSSKRELVSRLKEKGLKPKGFEYHLAVFDYGMPPHAGFGLGFERLLMVLTGQKNIREVSVFPRDQFRLTP
- the gatC gene encoding Asp-tRNA(Asn)/Glu-tRNA(Gln) amidotransferase subunit GatC → MRGISKEEVKHLAWLAKIELSVQEEETLSKQIADVLNYFKVLDKIDTKNIEPAYHIREVKNVFRPDEPRKANADEILKLAPAKKGRYIKAPKIV
- the gatA gene encoding Asp-tRNA(Asn)/Glu-tRNA(Gln) amidotransferase subunit GatA, encoding MKMQSAWEISEGVRKGSISAVETVEECFARIEKYDKDVHAFIATSKGFAIQQAKDIEKKRGKKLGRLAGVPIAIKDNICTRGIETTCASKILRGYIPPYDATVVKLLKEEGAIIVGKTNLDEFGMGSTTEFSAFFATKNPRNLDYVPGGSSGGSVAAVAKGLSAVALGTDTGGSIRCPSAFCGVVGVKPTYGLVSRYGLIAYANTLEQIGPIANNVSDAALLLSCIAGHDSNDSTSIGESKDYTKFSNDSKLKIGVPKQYFGEGTQKAVSDAVWSAIKKLEGEGAEVEEVDLKSVEYALASYYIIAMSEASSNLARYDGLRYGFQDSSGARDWSTLFSKDRKAGFGFEVKKRIMLGTFALSAGYFDAYYVKAQKVRNLIIQDFHNTFKKFDVLIGPTMPTTAFKLGEKTVDPLAMYMSDCNTVPANLAGIPAISVPCGSSNGLPIGLQIMAAPLEEGKMLNAAKTLEDILGVYAE